TTTCAGTGTAGAGCTGATCTAAAGTAAACGTCATGCTCAATGGAAATATAGTCGTATGTAGGATGTAGAGAAGCATGTTTTCAACTCTCTCTGTGAAGCTCATACGGTCGGTGAGGTAATCTCGCAAAGCGACAGCAGGGACGTAGGACGGAGGCGCGGGCATCTGACCGCAAAGCCGCTCTAATGTATACGCGAACGTCGCGCGAATCGAGAGGACGTGAGGGATGTTCAGCTTCTGTGCCATCAGGTCAGGGAACGGCATCATCGGATCAGACAGAAGCACGTCGTAATGAGATTCACGAAGCGTGCGTAAAAGATCCTCGCGAAACATGCCCTTGGCTATATCGGCAAGAAACGTCATATAGTTGGAAATCACTCGCCAGACCATAAAGTCCCCCTTGTATTTGGCGGCTGTGTCATTCGTCCCGAGATGAATCATATCTCTCAGCACAGCATTTGCCTCTTCTTTCTTCATGTTCACTTGAAACACTTTGTAATCGAAGCGCTCCTTCCGCGCGTGTGGTACAGTAGGTGATGAAGAACTGACCAGAACCGTCATGCTGTGGTCACGATCCACTAGCTCGTCGATGATCGCACGCATGTTGTGCCAGTGACTGTACTCGCCTGGCAACACCAAAACCTTGCCAGCACGACCGGTTTCTGCTCCACACAACAGTACAAACGCAAGCAAAGTTCCGAAAATCATTGTCAATTATTTGTGCTTGTGGAAAAGTGCGGCGCGTGATCTGGTAAACGAGGATCCGGGTGTTTGTAAGCTGTGTGCACAACAGAATACGGGCAAAGGTTACGTTTCATAATTGCTTTGTCCTCAATCCACCTTTTTACTACACACCACGACGCTTTGCACAAGAGAAACTTCTGTTAAACTGTAAACAAACAGCGAAGCAGCATTTTCATCTTCTTCATTACTTGTTACAGAACGTTAAAGGTGCAtatactgccacctactgaATTGGAGTTGCATGcaaaattaattacttaataacttttttaattttttctaaaagcatTTAATATCCAGTTTCCTTTatgttttgataatattttatcttttcattaGAAATGCACTGACACAATGTACTCAATTACATCTGTTAGGTTATAGGTTCAAGGTCAGTACCTAGTTAACTATAAGTACTAcaatttttttcacacattacacacaaatccaagaattacacacacaaattgcAAGTGGCCTCACAGCTTCGGGTGCGCTTTAACATCTGAATCTAAGTCTTTGACAACCGGTGTTTGTCAGTGCTGCATTTAATTTACCTTTttctattactatttttttttccaaagggaAATTTAGTGTTTTTGCTAATTTGTTACCAAATAAAGTATGCATCTCTATTAAAATGTCTCCAGTGTATTAATGCTGTGTAGAGTTGCTGCTCATTAAAACACTACTCTGCCTTGGCTCCCTCCACTAATTCCGGTATAATTATGCACACGCCAACATTTTTGTACCAGATAACATATTGTTTCAGTCAACACTGCAGTAGCAGTTCTGTTTAGAATGGTATCATCTTGAAAGAGAGACagttacatgttaaaatatacgCGTGAAAAGAAACCTGGAAAAATACATCaagatacaaaatattttatctttGCTTTTCAGTGCATTCCGCACACGATTCTGGACATTGCAGTGCATTCTTTTTTCTGTTGCAGAGGAATGCAAAAGCGGAAAGAaagattaaaagaaagaagagagatgCTGCTCTGCATGGCGCTGTTCTTTAATGCACGGCTAGCCGATGATTATCCCTTACAAGTACCACAGTCAACTGAAGGCAATGCTTCTATGGCAACCCACTTCACATTCACTCTTTTTTACTCTTTTGTGCTCTGCCATCAGGACAAGTCTTTCtgaaacatttacagaaaagGAAACAGCATGATTTCATGAAGAGGAATGTGATCAGTGCAACAAGTGAGAGTAAGAAGGCCACTACATCCAGGCAGTGGTACTGATACCAGCTCAGATTATGTGCCTGAACTCGGAGATGTTTAGCTCCTTTATTTCGCATCACAAACTCGATCCAGTAAACCGCCTGGTCCAGAGGCTTCATTGGCTGATCATGATGGATTCTGGACAGTCTCATGATGCTCTCCTTGTATCTGATTAGAGAAGAAATGGAAACATTAATTAAAGCCTATAACAATCCTATAAGGCCATTCCGTGGTTGCAATGTACGACATGCATCCAAAAAACAATCAATTTCACGTCACATTTTTATTGGTTGGTCAGTAAACGTGTTGTAGCAACACACTGATCATGCTGAATTTCTGACAATCTGAGAGTGTAGGCTGAACTCATCACAATGCCAATGACCaacaaagaaaactgtagtcATTTTAAAACGACTCTAACCACGCAACAGACAAACTCAAGAAATGgtctttaaaaattgtattcctTGCAAAGAAGGTCAAACAAACATACAGAAACCACGGTTTGCTACAGATTGCGACCAAGAGGGAGGGCAGTCCTCCACTTTTATATCTTGGTCTCACCCAAGTTTACAAATGCATAACAGCTGTACTTTTCCAGAGGAAAACAGTGACCTGCAAATGCTTAACTATATGCTTTCTACCAAAATCCAGTCCTTTTTGTTTAGGATCCTCATGACCTCTTAGGTCAAGTGCAGACACCTATAGGTCCCCCAGCTGTCCTTCTCTCAtcagtataaataaattttcCACCACAAAAACCTTTATGTAGACTTAAATACTCtaattcatatattaatttgcttaaatatacaatttaatgaataatatgaataaatatagtaatacaCAACCATTTCCACTTTGTGTGTAGTCTTGTGTATCTGTATCTATACTAACAAAACTTCCGAACTAAACTAACTCATTTCAAATGTATGAAACTGAACTCACAATGGATTATTTAAGACAGTCTTGAGAGCACCCACTAAGTCTTGGGATTCCATTGTGTAGAAATCAAGAACAACAGCAGCTCCTTTGGTTTTCATGTTCATTAGGTTACTGGGCTGGTCACCCCAAAGTGGTAAACCCACCATTGGGACACCATGATAAATAGCCTCATACAGTCCATTTGTCCCACCATGGGTGATGAAGGCCTTTGTTTTTGGATGACCTATCAGATAAAATAAACTCTGGATCTATAtgacattaattaatattctttGTGTATAATAAGTCAAAATCACAACACTTTCCTTACCAAGCAGATCATTCTGTGGGATCCAGTCATAGGTTCTTGTATTGGGGGCGAGAGTTTCTGGTGTTTTCCCACTATACCGCCAAACAAcctgaaaatacaaaattaaattttttaaaagctcTAGGACATTAAGCATGTGAACACTTCAACCCGTTTTGGGAAGTTgggttttgtgtttaaaaaattaaatgagatTATGAGAGTACAGAACTGCATTGTGATGAACATTTCATTTAGGCTTATGAAGAGGATCAATGATTTAATTACTGGAATGTACTGGGGAAAGGAAGTTCGAATTGAgggatgttttaaatgtatcttaTGTATTGAGAAATATATTTCCAAAATGTTTCCAGCTAATAGTAAAGAGTAGCTAAAGAGTAATTACTGTCCTATTGCTATAAAAAAGGTAGTAACACACCTTTTGTGGAATCTGACTAAGAGCCAAAGCAATAGTGTTTGCCCTTTCCATGGTCAGGTTGCCGATCATCGAACCCAATGAGAACACAACGAAGCCGTGATCTCCTGAGCTCTGAACAAACTCCTCCATTTCCTGAACGAAATACAAAAGAGTAGTCacacaaaaactgaaacaaGACTTGGCATATAAAATACTTCATGCAACATAAACTTCCCTCCAAAACTATTGGGACAGTGAGGCCATTtgcttattaaatttttttttatttgggtttGACATCAGATAACCCTATAAGGATTCTCAATCTCATAGGTGTTACGGCCGAGGagcaagaaaacacacagagatgtaTATATCCttactccaaagtttattccaGAATACAACGGTTTATATAGGCATTTTCAGAGGGgagtttttaaaggaatagttcacccaacaatgaaaatgaccccattatttactcacccccaagccatatacatttcttcttttaaagtttttttttaaatgcattttttaaaaacactgactgtgttcatctgaaagaagaaagtcatttacAAAACAGGGCTCACACCACAAATCCATATTATATTTTGAGGTCAATGAAGACAAATCAGATCCCTACAAACATCCACTGGCATAAAGTTACAATGGTGCTTTATCTGACTCTAAcaataaactgcaaaaacataTACGGGCATATTCTAGAAAAGCAGAAATtccaaaataatattgtaaaactgTTACCTTCGGCAGGGGCTTGGCAGGTTTGCAGTGAAGTCCTCcaacaaatttaaaattaggCAGGAGTGGGCGTGGATACTCAAAATCCCAGTAAGTTCTGATCAACCAGATGTCTGCTTTACCTATAGTCTCACACATTGTTGTGGGCTTTCCTGTGACATATATGATAGTGCTACTCAGTTAGTAAGTCAAATGTTTAAACACTTTGCTTCTGCTTTATCTATACAGCCTTCTGCCTGTACTATACACAATTCTGCAATAAACACGATATTCCAGTCAGATGTCTATAGTGGCTCTATAcaccttttttgtttgtttagatttgCATTAAGAGGGCAACAGAATGTTCTATTTATTTCTCAATCAGAATGAATCATACTGATTTCTGATTCTAAAAATTTTGTGAAATAGAGAGAAGGTTCCCAGAAGTTCTTTTTAGCTGTCATAactatgtaaacaaattaaaactttgctatgattattttaatgttcaaatgtttgtttttttattttatgtctgaAGTAAGCTTCTAATGAAGTGTAGACATCAAAATAGTCAAATagcattataatgaaaatatatttccagTTTTATAGCTGAAATGAAGCCGTAAGCGTAGTCAAAGCATATAATAAACACCGGGTTTGATTCTGTTTCTTTACTGCGCGTTCTCAGATGTGCACGCGCTCCCATCACGCGCTTTTCAGCACGCGCTTTTTCGTGTTACTTAAAACCGCGCGTTcgctaaatttaaaaacaataacgttcatttcatttactgaattatattacttataattaatatatattcgataataaaatgaaaaggaatAGAATACAGTGAAGAATAAAGTGAAGCGATAGTCTTTTAAAAGAATAGAATGAGGAGATTCTAGCGTTAGAGGGTCAAATAAAAATGCGGTTTTAGCCGGTTCCTGAAGATATATGGATTCAGtcattattgtatatttgtaaaaaagtaagccacatatttttttttttagaaaataattttagaattttcagtggttttaattttatataggCTGAATAAAAAAACGAGTAATAAAgtgtacaataaaatacaatcaaaagttttaattataatCACATCGCACtttaataaagttaaatgtGTAATCTGTCGATTGTCCTGCAGGTTACttcttaataatttttttacgaTGCACGTAGGGGTTTACGATTACTCCAGAGCACTCCTAGATCTACGATGATTTGCAAGTGCTATGTTACTGAGCTTTTAGGAAACACTCTGTAATATTAAGATCCCTAACTTATTAAGATaatgatgcttttgggaaacgcagccCTGAGCGTCTTTTTAGGCTGAGACTCAGCCGTGGGCCACCTTTTTACCACACGGCCCTTATACTTATACATTTATAGACACATTTATTTAACCATCAGCTCCACAAGGTAAACAATATctagaaagacaaaaaaaaatgcagaattaaaaagaaaatcggGCCAATAACTTACCCTCTATTTCAGTGTAGAGCTGATCAAAAGTAAACTTAATGCTCAGTTGGTATATAGTCGTATGTAGGATGTAGAGAAGCATGTTTTCAACTCTCTCAGTGAAGCTCATACGGTCGGTGAGGTGGTCATGCAAAGCGACAGCAGGGACGTAGGACGGAGGCGCGGGCATCTGACCGCAAAGCCGCTCTAATTCATACGCGATCATCGCGCGAATCGAGAGGACGTGAGGGATGTTCAGCTTCTGTGCCATCAGGTCAGGGAACGGCATCATCGGATCAGACAGAAGCACGTCGTAATGAGATTCACGAAGCGTGCGTAAAAGATCCTCGCGAAACATGCCCTTGCAGGCTTCATCGCCGTACGTCTTGAACTTGGACATCACTCTCCACAACATTAAGACCCTATCGTATTTGGTGGCCGTTTCATTCATCCAGAGGTCAATGATCTCGCTCCACGCGGCACTGGCCTCTTCTTTCTTCGTGTTCACTTGAAACACTTTGTAATCGAAGCGCTCCTTCCGCGCGTGTGGTACAGTAGGTGATGAAGAACTGACCAGAACCGTCACGCTGTGGTTACGATCCACTAGCTCGTCGATGATCGCACGCATGTTGTGCCAGTGACTGTACTCGCCTGGCAACACCAAAACCTTGCCAGCACGACCGGTTTCTGCTCCACACAACAGTACAAACGCAAAGAAAGCCCCGGTATACATGTTTAAGTAGCCTAACTGCTTTTGGATAAGTGCAGTGAACGAGGATCCAGACACGGTGTAGCCCATGTGCACAACAAGATTTGGACAAAGGTCGCGTGCCTTCTGGGCTTTGTCCTCATCGATCTTTTACTACACACTTTGATGCCCTGCCCGGTTTATGCGAGTAACCAGACACTAATTCTAGAGACTCGTGTGTGCGCGGGAGGCAGCAGAATAACATGATACGCGAGACTCCCGCCAAATAGAAATGGTCTAaacagaaatgtataaaatatataaattgttatgTATCCATTGCACAAaaccaataataaaaaactgctttttaatgttaaaaaattgcGTGCTCTCTAATTATGTCAACACAAGAAGTGTATGCAATGTGAAAGATTCATTGTGCGTATGTTCATTGTGTTATAACAGAGCTTTATGAGATCGCAATGAAATGGGATTTTAGTGATAATAAAAGAACGCTGGGATGCTGTGAGGTTTAGGAAATGTTACAGAACCATTTCAcgtaaatttttaaaaaactttaaagaatctatatagattatatttatGCGGGCGGGACCGGGACCAGATAAGATTTTTGCGGGAACTTAACTAAAAAATCCGTCCCATGCAGTAACCACAAGGTGACGCCATGattcaacaaacatttcatattctgccaaatatgacaaaaaaaaaaattgcaaatgatctttttcttcttaaaaaagttttttcaacCATACAGTGTCTTCtatgtatgtattgtattgtatggTCCTCAGTcagacaagggtggcttgcccccttcaggttggtggggagctcctgcctcaggtggaggagtttaagtatcttggggtcttgttcacaaGTGAGGGGAGGAttcttctgcagtaatgcggtcgctatactggtctgtcatggtgaagaaggagctgagccgcaaagCGAATgtgatcttcgttcctactctcacctatagTCATGATCTTTAGGTCATGACCAAAAGGATAAGATCCcagatacaagcggccgaaatgagtttcctccataaggtggctgggcgctcctttagagatagggtgaggagctcAGTCACTCTGGAGTGGCTcagagtagacccgctgcttctccacatcgagagaggccagctgaggtggctcgggcatctccCGGAGGTGTtcccgggcatgtcccaccggagGAGGCcctggggaagacctaggacatgctggtggagggactatgtctatTGGCTGGCCTGGGAACGCCTcagtgttcccccggaagagctggaggaagtgtctggggaaaGGGAAGTTtggggcgtccctgcttagactgttgcccccacAACCCGACCCCGGATAAGCGGTAGTAaatggatggacagacggacacatttttttgtaaacagttTTGTCTGAccatagaaaacaaatatattttgagtttatttattttataacttatAACCACAACCACGTGCTTATTGTGCTCATTCTGTTATCATTGTAAGGATACATAAAAATTGATGAAGGAAAATGTGTCACCCTTCTTGTTTATagtgaaaatgtatgaaaaatctcagggcaaaaaaaaaaaaaaaaaaaaaaaaaaagtttcaggcaaaatatttatctaaaatCTGATTCTGACTGATCTGCTGAACTTGGAACCCAATATAGTTTTAAGAATATTCCATATTTGTACATTGGGTAGAGTTAAACAAGATCTAATTTTGCTATAGATTTTAcatattgctatttaaatagacattaaagtaaataaatggcCCAGCGAATACCCTCACTGattttaaaacc
This genomic interval from Puntigrus tetrazona isolate hp1 chromosome 5, ASM1883169v1, whole genome shotgun sequence contains the following:
- the LOC122345116 gene encoding uncharacterized protein LOC122345116 — its product is MGYTVSGSSFTALIQKQLGYLNMYTGAFFAFVLLCGAETGRAGKVLVLPGEYSHWHNMRAIIDELVDRNHSVTVLVSSSSPTVPHARKERFDYKVFQVNTKKEEASAAWSEIIDLWMNETATKYDRVLMLWRVMSKFKTYGDEACKGMFREDLLRTLRESHYDVLLSDPMMPFPDLMAQKLNIPHVLSIRAMIAYELERLCGQMPAPPSYVPAVALHDHLTDRMSFTERVENMLLYILHTTIYQLSIKFTFDQLYTEIEGKPTTMCETIGKADIWLIRTYWDFEYPRPLLPNFKFVGGLHCKPAKPLPKEMEEFVQSSGDHGFVVFSLGSMIGNLTMERANTIALALSQIPQKVVWRYSGKTPETLAPNTRTYDWIPQNDLLGHPKTKAFITHGGTNGLYEAIYHGVPMVGLPLWGDQPSNLMNMKTKGAAVVLDFYTMESQDLVGALKTVLNNPLYKESIMRLSRIHHDQPMKPLDQAVYWIEFVMRNKGAKHLRVQAHNLSWYQYHCLDVVAFLLSLVALITFLFMKSCCFLFCKCFRKTCPDGRAQKSKKELTMIFGTLLAFVLLCGAETGRAGKVLVLPGEYSHWHNMRAIIDELVDRDHSMTVLVSSSSPTVPHARKERFDYKVFQVNMKKEEANAVLRDMIHLGTNDTAAKYKGDFMVWRVISNYMTFLADIAKGMFREDLLRTLRESHYDVLLSDPMMPFPDLMAQKLNIPHVLSIRATFAYTLERLCGQMPAPPSYVPAVALRDYLTDRMSFTERVENMLLYILHTTIFPLSMTFTLDQLYTEILGKPTTACETIGKTDIVLIRTYWDFEYPRPLLPNFKFVGGLHCKPAKPLSEEMEEFVQSSGDHGFVVFSLGSMLGNLTMERANTVASALGQIPQKVVWRYHGKTPETLAPNTRIYDWIPQNDLLGHPKTKAFITHGGTNGLYEAIYHGVPMVGLPLWGDQPDNLMHMKTKGAAVVLDIGTMQSKDMVDALKTVINIPSFKESIMRLSRIHHDQPMKPLDQAVYWIEFVMRHKGAKHLRVQAHNLSWYQYHCLDVVAFLLSLVALITFLFMKSCCFLFCKCFRKTCPDGRAQKSKKE